The following are encoded together in the Ignavibacteriales bacterium genome:
- a CDS encoding AMP-binding protein, with product MAYSKNYPVPQISSVQDMIIKSASKYGDKIALEDLSPTLIPKLTYAQLLTNVLKFGRSLNSLGINERSHIAVISENRIQWALTYLTAMAFNMVIVPIDKNLPSNEILNIIYESESEAIIFSNTFENFFREKKDTLLKLKHFISMDLLSAKNDFYSMTELINNTPLISISELPKINPSELAQIIFTSGSLGRAKGVMLTQKNLSSNLMAMCSLVEMKPEDKFLSVLPIHHTYECTCGLLCPVYSGCSVHYARSLKTIVDDLQNVKATILLGVPLLYDKMFKKIYKSIQEDKIKSKIVPPLIKISDFAAKVGWKDFKKIVFKELHQKFGGAVRLFIAGGAAPDPKVAKGLQEFGFNFIQGYGLTETSPILALNQINNFKNDAAGIPLPGVELKINLPDSDGIGEVYAKGPNVMPGYFKNEKLTAEAFENDWLKTGDLGYFDKDGFLHISGRKKNVIIANNGKNVFPEEIEDILNRSTFIQESLIFGEKDEKHDEIIAAQIFTDAEAFIEYAEKNNIQITDEFIRSKISEVIKEANEQLASYKRIRKFYIREREFEKTTTQKIKRYLVTKGETI from the coding sequence ATGGCTTACTCAAAAAATTATCCCGTACCGCAAATCTCATCGGTGCAGGACATGATTATCAAATCAGCTTCAAAGTATGGAGATAAAATTGCTCTCGAAGATCTTAGCCCCACCTTAATTCCGAAATTAACCTATGCTCAACTTTTGACCAATGTATTAAAATTTGGCAGAAGCTTGAATTCGCTGGGAATAAACGAGAGATCCCATATTGCTGTAATATCTGAAAACAGAATCCAATGGGCGCTGACTTATCTGACAGCAATGGCTTTTAATATGGTTATCGTTCCGATTGATAAAAATCTTCCTTCAAATGAAATTTTAAATATTATTTATGAGTCTGAATCAGAAGCGATAATTTTCTCTAACACGTTTGAAAATTTTTTCCGTGAAAAGAAAGATACTCTGCTAAAGTTGAAACATTTTATCAGCATGGATTTGTTAAGTGCAAAAAATGATTTCTATTCAATGACAGAATTAATTAATAACACTCCATTAATCTCTATAAGTGAACTTCCGAAAATAAATCCTTCAGAACTTGCTCAAATTATTTTTACTTCCGGATCTTTGGGCAGAGCGAAAGGAGTGATGCTTACTCAGAAAAATCTCTCATCTAATTTAATGGCGATGTGCAGTTTAGTTGAAATGAAACCGGAGGATAAGTTTCTTTCAGTGCTTCCGATTCACCACACTTACGAATGTACATGCGGGCTTTTGTGTCCTGTTTACAGTGGTTGTTCGGTGCACTATGCTCGCAGTTTAAAAACAATTGTTGATGATCTTCAAAATGTTAAAGCAACTATTCTTCTCGGAGTACCTTTGTTGTACGACAAAATGTTTAAAAAGATTTATAAATCAATTCAAGAAGATAAAATAAAATCGAAGATTGTTCCTCCGCTGATAAAGATTTCGGATTTTGCTGCAAAAGTTGGCTGGAAAGATTTTAAGAAAATTGTTTTTAAAGAACTGCACCAAAAATTTGGCGGAGCTGTTCGATTATTTATTGCAGGGGGGGCGGCGCCAGATCCCAAAGTTGCAAAAGGACTGCAGGAATTTGGATTCAATTTTATACAGGGTTATGGATTAACTGAAACTTCCCCGATACTTGCTTTAAACCAGATAAATAATTTTAAAAATGATGCCGCAGGAATTCCTCTTCCGGGAGTTGAATTAAAAATCAATCTGCCTGATTCCGACGGCATTGGTGAGGTATATGCAAAGGGTCCAAACGTTATGCCCGGTTATTTTAAAAATGAAAAACTGACTGCTGAGGCATTCGAGAATGATTGGCTTAAAACAGGTGACCTCGGCTACTTTGACAAGGATGGATTTTTACACATCAGCGGAAGAAAGAAAAATGTGATCATTGCAAATAACGGTAAAAATGTTTTCCCGGAAGAAATAGAAGATATATTGAATAGAAGCACTTTCATTCAAGAGTCATTAATTTTTGGTGAAAAGGACGAAAAGCATGATGAAATTATTGCTGCACAAATTTTTACTGATGCTGAAGCATTTATTGAATATGCTGAGAAAAATAATATTCAAATAACCGATGAATTCATCCGCTCAAAAATCTCCGAAGTTATTAAGGAAGCAAACGAACAGCTTGCCTCATACAAGCGGATTAGAAAATTTTACATTCGCGAAAGAGAATTTGAAAAAACCACCACACAAAAAATTAAACGCTACCTTGTAACAAAAGGCGAAACAATTTAA
- a CDS encoding SPOR domain-containing protein: MKKVKILFLIISLFSCIPSLAQDIDIVPYLKMIENGERDAVLQKLPKLNEENPESPNLTFLQAVLTENGQQAVVLYQKIINDYPGTRYADAAIFRVYSYYYALGLYQTAKTYLEKLKREYPQSSYIKIADQNIPSKDEPLKNDEPVTTNKKIEDEIKSDSKNYKFTIQAGAFSSSKNVEQLKNEFQSAGLYSFINEKEVAGTIFHVVFVGRYESKLEADDSLPVINKQFGIEGRAVELQFK; this comes from the coding sequence ATGAAAAAAGTTAAGATTTTATTTTTAATTATTTCGCTGTTTAGCTGCATACCATCTTTAGCTCAGGATATTGATATTGTTCCCTATTTAAAAATGATCGAGAATGGTGAGCGGGATGCTGTTTTGCAAAAACTTCCGAAATTAAATGAAGAAAATCCCGAAAGCCCCAACCTTACATTTTTGCAAGCTGTATTGACAGAAAACGGGCAGCAGGCAGTTGTGCTCTATCAAAAAATTATTAATGATTATCCCGGCACAAGATACGCTGATGCGGCTATTTTTAGAGTTTACAGCTACTATTATGCACTCGGCTTATATCAAACAGCAAAAACTTATCTCGAAAAACTAAAACGGGAATATCCTCAATCGTCATATATTAAAATTGCGGATCAAAATATTCCTTCTAAAGACGAACCATTAAAAAATGATGAACCGGTTACGACAAATAAAAAAATAGAAGACGAAATTAAATCTGATTCTAAAAATTATAAATTCACCATTCAGGCGGGGGCATTCAGCAGCAGTAAAAATGTCGAGCAATTGAAAAATGAATTCCAAAGCGCCGGTTTGTATTCATTTATAAATGAAAAAGAAGTTGCCGGTACTATTTTTCATGTTGTGTTTGTTGGGCGTTATGAATCAAAGCTCGAAGCGGATGATTCACTTCCAGTAATAAATAAACAATTTGGAATTGAAGGCAGAGCTGTTGAACTTCAATTTAAATAA
- a CDS encoding T9SS type A sorting domain-containing protein, whose translation MLSTFATSIFAQDFLIQGWYWDYPKTTSGFLWADTLTNKASDLKNAGFTYIWLPPLSRASFGNSSNGYDPKDLYDLGEYGQGATGFGTRTDVDELITQFNLVGLKAVADVVYNHRDGGSAEDNPPLKSYITSFDWPKADNGYNPFPFDRFRVILPIGGSTGNGAGDYYFKVSSASAHSRFDNFNYRIYMQTNLKGWQDLSNQSELEPNGGSDCDPDQTNNEIELGRNMDAINEDYSGCRTDEFHLSLTAGDFNSAGDTIFIYFSKASSDYSDMRIYGLWSGTRSADIVSELIYQTYTDFTTMPSSSGAMNYENFKPNSTNTTKLDGDWDWLWFFYDYDQNVPATKTALIDWTKWLWNDVGLRGLRMDAVKHFPPEFVGDLLDNLHSNGIDPGLVVGEFYDANTGSLKYWLDQVYTYMDNSTKLSITPRVFDFSLRDALKNASDSYGNDVRNIFTASVVDAQGVNGSNVITFANNHDFRDSTQKINNDPILAYAYLLTNNQVGLPCVFYPDYFEVPGFTNGGLKQEIDALINVHKNYIYGSSARDYLTKVGTTYDPFYFSGTLTTTLVYQLMSTPSGKDVIVGINYAGDPLDMWVGVNPGGLSEGAFLGDQIGNAMLSTLTVSGGRVNIKLPARSYAVWVENENPLPVELTSFTASVIGNSIRLNWQTATEVNNYGFEIERNTPLNPLSRGEVEGMWEKIGFVNGNGNSNSPKSYSFVDNNVSAGSYSYRLKQIDNDGKFEYSKTVEVSFIKPDAFALEQNYPNPFNPTTKIKYTIPSVTLSLSKGDVYVTLKVYDVLGNEIATLVNEQQQPGTYEVEFNADKLSSGVYYYQIISGSFIDTKKMVLLR comes from the coding sequence TTGCTTAGCACATTTGCGACCTCTATTTTTGCGCAGGATTTTTTAATTCAAGGATGGTATTGGGATTATCCAAAAACTACAAGTGGATTTTTATGGGCTGATACGCTTACAAATAAAGCATCCGATTTGAAAAACGCAGGCTTTACTTATATTTGGCTTCCTCCACTTTCACGGGCAAGCTTCGGTAACAGCAGCAATGGTTATGATCCAAAAGACCTTTATGATTTAGGCGAGTACGGGCAGGGGGCAACCGGCTTTGGAACCCGCACCGATGTTGATGAATTAATCACTCAATTCAATTTAGTTGGATTGAAAGCAGTTGCAGATGTTGTTTATAATCATCGAGACGGTGGAAGCGCTGAAGATAATCCACCATTAAAATCTTACATCACCTCTTTTGACTGGCCGAAAGCAGACAACGGCTACAATCCATTTCCCTTTGATAGATTCAGAGTTATCCTTCCAATTGGAGGCTCAACAGGTAATGGGGCGGGGGATTACTACTTTAAAGTTAGTTCAGCATCAGCGCACAGCAGGTTTGATAATTTTAACTATCGCATTTATATGCAAACAAATCTTAAAGGCTGGCAGGATTTATCAAACCAAAGTGAGTTAGAACCAAATGGCGGATCAGATTGCGATCCTGATCAAACAAATAATGAAATAGAACTTGGACGAAATATGGATGCAATCAATGAGGATTATTCCGGATGTCGTACTGATGAATTTCATCTTTCTCTAACAGCCGGAGATTTTAATTCTGCCGGTGATACTATTTTTATTTATTTCAGTAAAGCAAGCAGTGATTACTCGGATATGCGTATTTACGGTCTGTGGTCAGGAACAAGAAGTGCAGATATTGTAAGCGAATTGATCTATCAAACCTACACTGATTTTACAACCATGCCAAGCAGCTCTGGGGCGATGAATTATGAAAACTTCAAACCAAACTCTACAAACACAACTAAACTTGACGGCGATTGGGACTGGCTCTGGTTCTTTTATGATTACGATCAAAATGTGCCGGCGACTAAAACTGCTTTAATTGATTGGACAAAGTGGTTATGGAATGATGTCGGCTTACGCGGTTTAAGAATGGATGCTGTAAAACATTTTCCGCCTGAATTTGTTGGCGATCTTTTGGACAATCTTCATTCAAACGGAATTGACCCCGGATTAGTTGTAGGTGAATTTTATGATGCTAATACTGGCTCGTTAAAGTACTGGCTTGATCAAGTTTATACCTATATGGATAACTCGACTAAATTATCAATCACTCCACGAGTGTTTGATTTTTCTCTTCGTGACGCTTTGAAAAATGCCTCTGATTCTTATGGGAATGACGTAAGAAATATTTTTACTGCAAGTGTAGTTGATGCACAAGGAGTCAACGGCTCGAATGTAATTACTTTTGCAAACAATCATGATTTTAGAGACAGCACTCAAAAAATTAATAATGATCCTATTCTTGCTTATGCATATTTACTGACAAACAATCAGGTTGGTTTGCCGTGTGTTTTTTATCCTGATTATTTTGAAGTCCCCGGCTTTACAAATGGCGGATTGAAACAGGAAATTGATGCGCTGATAAACGTTCATAAAAATTATATTTATGGATCTTCAGCCAGAGATTACCTGACAAAAGTAGGAACGACATACGACCCTTTTTACTTTTCTGGAACTTTAACTACAACACTTGTTTACCAGTTGATGAGTACTCCTTCCGGCAAAGATGTAATTGTTGGGATTAATTATGCCGGCGATCCACTCGACATGTGGGTCGGTGTAAATCCAGGCGGCTTATCTGAAGGTGCATTTTTAGGCGATCAAATTGGTAATGCAATGCTGTCAACTTTAACGGTTTCTGGCGGAAGAGTGAATATTAAACTTCCTGCACGCAGTTATGCGGTGTGGGTGGAAAATGAAAATCCATTACCAGTCGAGTTAACATCATTTACTGCTTCGGTTATTGGGAACTCAATAAGACTTAACTGGCAGACGGCAACTGAAGTGAATAATTATGGCTTTGAAATAGAACGAAACACACCCCTCAATCCCCTCTCAAGAGGGGAAGTTGAAGGTATGTGGGAAAAGATTGGATTTGTAAATGGTAATGGAAATTCTAATTCACCCAAAAGTTATTCTTTTGTTGATAATAATGTTTCTGCCGGAAGTTATTCGTATAGACTAAAGCAAATTGATAATGATGGAAAGTTTGAATACTCCAAAACAGTAGAAGTTTCATTTATTAAACCAGATGCATTTGCATTAGAGCAGAATTATCCCAATCCATTTAATCCAACAACAAAAATAAAATACACCATCCCCTCTGTCACCCTGAGCTTGTCGAAGGGTGACGTTTATGTAACATTGAAAGTTTACGATGTTTTGGGAAATGAAATCGCAACACTCGTAAATGAACAACAGCAGCCCGGAACATACGAAGTTGAGTTTAATGCTGATAAACTTTCCAGCGGGGTGTATTACTACCAAATAATAAGCGGGAGTTTTATAGATACTAAAAAAATGGTATTACTGCGATAA
- a CDS encoding T9SS type A sorting domain-containing protein, whose product MKKFFLLFTLLVSLLMVTTSTATVINVSVDNFFFSPSSFDAAVGDTVTWTLINGFHTTTSTSVPFGASSWDYTFAGAGDTYSYVITVAGVYEYLCMIHPTLMIASFSTSVPFPFVEDFDFPAGDNLTFHGWTAHSSGGTNPQTVDVSGLTFTNYPSSGIGNSALLDNTSEDTHRLFDEVTSGTVYYSLMVKVDAIATGYFIHLAPNPHNTFDFRARLWITGTGSNYGIGLSYASSDTLFTPHEYITGTTYLCVVKYEVVDGTQNDIASLYVFDETDPFPGTEPVTPTVGPILNTTTSADINPGSINLRQYSSSQNIVVDGIRIGNTWAGIVPVELTSFTANVKDGAVVLNWQTATETNNSGFEIERKSSNQSWIRVGFVEGSGTTTEKQYYSFTDNNINSGNYSYRLKQLDFNGAYEYSKTVEVEVVEPNKYELVQNYPNPFNPTTTIEFTIPQASKVSLKVYNLLGQEVRTLVNGIKDAGTHKINFDAKELNSGMYIYKIEAGSFTQVRKMTLLK is encoded by the coding sequence ATGAAAAAGTTTTTTTTACTTTTCACACTTTTGGTTTCTCTTCTCATGGTTACAACATCAACCGCTACAGTAATAAATGTATCGGTAGATAATTTTTTCTTCTCACCATCCTCTTTTGATGCAGCAGTTGGCGACACCGTTACGTGGACTCTTATAAATGGCTTTCACACAACCACTTCAACTTCAGTTCCTTTTGGAGCATCAAGCTGGGATTACACTTTTGCAGGTGCCGGAGATACTTACAGTTATGTAATTACTGTTGCCGGCGTGTATGAATATTTGTGCATGATTCATCCCACACTTATGATAGCTTCATTTTCTACTTCGGTTCCCTTCCCCTTTGTTGAAGATTTTGATTTTCCCGCAGGAGATAATTTAACTTTTCATGGATGGACGGCTCATAGTTCAGGCGGCACAAATCCTCAAACAGTTGATGTGTCGGGTTTAACTTTTACAAATTATCCTTCTTCAGGGATTGGTAACTCTGCTTTACTTGACAACACAAGCGAAGACACCCACAGACTTTTCGATGAAGTTACAAGCGGGACAGTTTATTATTCTTTAATGGTGAAAGTTGATGCTATTGCTACCGGTTACTTTATTCATCTTGCACCAAACCCGCACAACACATTTGATTTTAGAGCAAGACTGTGGATTACAGGAACTGGCTCTAATTATGGAATCGGTTTGAGCTATGCAAGCTCTGATACACTTTTTACGCCGCACGAATACATTACCGGCACTACATATCTTTGTGTTGTTAAGTATGAAGTTGTTGATGGAACACAGAATGATATAGCCAGTCTTTACGTTTTTGACGAAACTGATCCATTCCCCGGAACGGAGCCTGTTACTCCAACAGTTGGTCCTATTTTAAATACAACTACAAGTGCAGATATCAATCCTGGATCAATTAACTTAAGACAATACAGCTCTTCCCAAAATATTGTCGTTGATGGAATCAGAATCGGTAATACGTGGGCTGGTATTGTACCGGTTGAACTAACTTCCTTCACAGCAAATGTTAAGGATGGGGCAGTAGTTCTTAACTGGCAGACTGCAACCGAAACTAACAACAGCGGCTTTGAGATTGAACGAAAATCTTCAAACCAAAGCTGGATAAGAGTTGGATTTGTTGAAGGAAGTGGTACTACCACCGAAAAACAATATTACTCGTTCACAGATAACAATATCAATTCTGGAAATTACAGCTACAGATTAAAACAGTTGGACTTCAACGGCGCTTATGAATATTCTAAAACTGTTGAGGTTGAAGTTGTTGAACCCAACAAATATGAGCTTGTTCAGAACTATCCCAACCCATTTAATCCAACTACAACGATTGAGTTCACAATTCCTCAAGCTTCAAAAGTCAGTTTGAAAGTTTACAACTTACTCGGACAGGAAGTTAGAACTCTCGTAAATGGAATTAAAGATGCAGGCACACATAAAATAAATTTTGATGCAAAAGAATTAAACAGCGGAATGTACATTTACAAAATTGAAGCAGGATCTTTTACGCAGGTAAGAAAGATGACTTTGCTGAAATAA
- a CDS encoding DUF3365 domain-containing protein: MKVRSLLLFLFLFAPAIFWNCSQSSDGEITEDQVQELRIIADEFTKTIKTVLVKQMQSGGVSAALTVCSDTAQMLTADFASIKGINVKRVSFKNRNENDYPDPFEFQGLKYFEEMNEKGILKEGSEYVKIVTENNGEFVRYLKPIFVSDVCLNCHGDSKLFSPEVKALLHKNYPNDKAIDYKIGELRGAVSIQKKLE, from the coding sequence ATGAAAGTCAGATCCCTATTGTTGTTCTTATTTCTTTTCGCACCTGCAATATTTTGGAATTGCAGTCAGAGCAGCGATGGCGAAATTACCGAAGATCAAGTTCAGGAATTAAGAATTATCGCTGATGAATTTACTAAGACAATTAAAACTGTTTTAGTAAAACAAATGCAAAGCGGCGGAGTATCTGCGGCGCTGACAGTTTGTTCAGACACTGCGCAAATGCTAACCGCTGATTTTGCTTCTATAAAAGGAATTAATGTAAAAAGAGTTTCGTTCAAAAACAGAAATGAAAATGATTATCCCGATCCATTCGAATTTCAGGGATTGAAATATTTTGAAGAAATGAATGAAAAAGGAATATTGAAAGAAGGCAGCGAGTATGTGAAAATTGTTACTGAAAATAATGGAGAATTTGTCCGTTACCTTAAACCAATATTTGTAAGTGATGTCTGCTTGAATTGTCACGGAGATTCAAAATTGTTTTCACCGGAAGTTAAAGCATTGCTGCATAAAAATTATCCTAATGACAAAGCAATTGATTATAAAATCGGTGAATTAAGAGGTGCTGTATCTATTCAAAAAAAATTAGAATAA
- a CDS encoding T9SS type A sorting domain-containing protein: MPGQPGIFLLHQLIFFNVIVTLILKENEIILSGEKMKRILLTIIVFATINFAQTYHTITLDAILTDWNNGAEQYTAPGSQNVNWYFTWDNSNFYLAAERTFGSTFGNQDALTIFIDTDANLTPANGTGSTTGNLYQGVTATLPFSANYSARIERSYKQSDRWDGSGWTTITNNIQDFNNGETRTIREVSIPWTEIGNGSKPNEIYFLAYISYSTGIFASVPFGNETQNGNGANKNFGSYFGGFQTTSGINPNGTTNTPLPVELTSFSATTIGSSVKLNWQTATEVNNYGFDIERNTPLNPLSRGEVEDMWEKIGFVNGNGNSNSPKGYSFVDDNVSAGSYSYRLKQIDNDGQFEYSKVIGVSFMKPSEFSLAQNYPNPFNPTTTIQFTLPQAGNVKLTLFNLLGQKIKTLINEYKESGVHTLNFNASDLNSGLYIYKLEANGLVKTRKMTLVK; encoded by the coding sequence ATGCCCGGGCAGCCGGGCATTTTTTTATTACATCAATTGATATTCTTTAATGTAATTGTTACTTTAATATTAAAAGAAAATGAAATTATATTATCAGGTGAGAAAATGAAAAGAATATTATTAACAATTATTGTTTTTGCTACAATTAATTTTGCTCAAACATATCACACTATAACGCTTGATGCCATTCTAACTGATTGGAACAATGGTGCAGAGCAATATACTGCGCCAGGCTCACAGAATGTTAATTGGTACTTTACCTGGGATAATTCTAATTTTTATCTTGCAGCAGAGAGGACATTTGGAAGTACTTTTGGAAACCAAGATGCTTTAACAATATTTATTGACACCGATGCAAATTTAACACCTGCCAATGGTACAGGTTCTACAACTGGTAATCTCTATCAAGGTGTTACAGCTACATTGCCATTTTCAGCAAATTATTCTGCAAGAATTGAACGATCTTATAAACAATCGGATCGCTGGGATGGTTCAGGCTGGACAACCATTACTAATAACATTCAAGATTTTAATAACGGTGAAACAAGAACAATAAGAGAAGTTAGTATTCCTTGGACTGAGATTGGAAATGGATCAAAACCAAATGAAATTTACTTTCTAGCATATATCAGCTACTCTACAGGTATCTTTGCCAGCGTTCCATTTGGTAACGAAACACAAAATGGAAATGGTGCTAACAAAAATTTTGGGAGCTATTTTGGTGGATTTCAAACTACATCAGGAATTAATCCGAATGGAACAACTAATACCCCTCTCCCCGTCGAACTAACCTCCTTCTCAGCAACTACTATTGGTTCTTCTGTAAAACTTAACTGGCAAACTGCAACTGAAGTGAATAATTATGGCTTTGACATTGAACGGAACACACCCCTCAATCCCCTCTCCAGAGGGGAAGTTGAAGATATGTGGGAAAAAATTGGTTTTGTAAATGGCAATGGAAATTCTAATTCACCCAAAGGTTATTCTTTTGTTGATGATAATGTTTCTGCTGGCAGTTATTCATACAGACTAAAGCAAATTGATAATGATGGACAGTTTGAATATTCCAAAGTTATTGGAGTTTCATTTATGAAACCTTCGGAGTTTAGCTTGGCGCAGAATTATCCTAATCCATTTAATCCGACAACTACAATTCAATTCACTCTGCCTCAAGCAGGTAATGTAAAGCTAACTTTGTTTAATCTGCTCGGTCAGAAAATCAAAACGTTAATAAATGAGTATAAAGAATCCGGTGTGCACACATTAAACTTCAACGCAAGCGATTTAAACAGCGGGCTTTATATTTATAAATTAGAAGCAAACGGTTTAGTCAAAACACGCAAAATGACATTGGTAAAATAA
- a CDS encoding T9SS type A sorting domain-containing protein, giving the protein MFNQPNGFGLSRDYTNPFNPSTKISWQSPVGSWQSLKVYDVLGNEVATLVDEYKAAGTYEVEFDAGKLSSGVYYYSLQAGGKSISRKMTLLK; this is encoded by the coding sequence ATTTTCAATCAGCCAAATGGGTTTGGGTTAAGCAGGGATTATACAAATCCATTTAATCCAAGTACAAAAATTAGTTGGCAGTCTCCAGTAGGCAGTTGGCAATCTTTAAAAGTTTATGATGTACTTGGAAATGAAGTAGCCACACTTGTAGATGAATACAAAGCGGCAGGAACCTATGAAGTCGAATTTGATGCAGGCAAACTCAGCAGCGGAGTTTATTATTATAGTCTGCAGGCGGGTGGTAAATCGATAAGTCGTAAGATGACTTTGCTGAAATAA
- the miaB gene encoding tRNA (N6-isopentenyl adenosine(37)-C2)-methylthiotransferase MiaB: MHTKDKVYVETYGCQMNVADTEIVLGILKKNNYEVVENPANADVVLLNTCSIRDNAEQRIYGRLGNFKNLKNSKPELVVGILGCMAERLRKDLIDEKKIVDLVVGPDEYRRIPELLEVAFAGEKGIGVRLSRTETYDDIIPYREDGLQAWISVMRGCDKFCTFCVVPFTRGRERSRSLDSIIDEIKILSERGFKEVTLLGQNVNSYMDGANDFADLLAAAALVNRSIRIRFTTSHPQDLSDKLLYTIAEHSNICKYIHLPVQSGSNRILELMNRTYTVEHYLNLIDKARKIIPAVSFSTDIISGFPTETGDDHQMTLDVLRQVQYDGAYMFQYSPREGTKAFQMKDDVSEQIKTKRLQEIIELQGKIAFDINQKIVGHEEIVLIEGFSRKSKNFFAGKTDSNKVVIIPANDKIKVGDYVRTVITKATQATLFADFISLGNNDIILESISA; encoded by the coding sequence ATGCATACTAAAGATAAAGTTTATGTAGAGACCTACGGTTGTCAAATGAATGTCGCCGACACCGAAATAGTGCTCGGCATTCTTAAAAAAAATAATTATGAAGTGGTTGAAAATCCGGCTAACGCTGATGTAGTGTTATTGAACACGTGCAGCATTCGCGATAACGCCGAACAAAGGATTTACGGAAGGCTTGGCAATTTTAAAAATTTAAAAAATTCAAAACCCGAACTGGTAGTAGGTATTCTTGGCTGTATGGCAGAACGATTAAGAAAAGATTTAATTGATGAAAAGAAAATTGTTGATTTGGTAGTTGGTCCTGATGAGTACAGAAGAATACCGGAATTACTCGAAGTTGCTTTTGCAGGTGAAAAAGGAATTGGTGTTCGTCTTTCACGCACAGAAACTTATGATGATATTATCCCTTACCGCGAGGATGGTCTTCAAGCCTGGATATCGGTTATGCGCGGCTGTGATAAGTTTTGTACTTTCTGCGTTGTACCATTTACTCGCGGAAGGGAGCGAAGCCGTTCGCTCGATTCAATTATTGATGAGATTAAAATTCTTTCCGAAAGAGGTTTTAAAGAAGTTACTCTTCTCGGGCAAAATGTCAACTCATACATGGATGGGGCAAATGATTTCGCCGACTTGCTTGCTGCCGCAGCTTTAGTAAACCGCTCGATCAGAATAAGATTCACTACATCCCACCCGCAGGATTTATCCGATAAACTTCTTTATACCATTGCAGAGCACTCAAACATTTGCAAATATATTCATCTGCCGGTGCAGTCCGGTTCAAATCGTATTCTTGAATTGATGAACAGAACTTACACTGTTGAACATTATTTAAACCTAATTGATAAAGCAAGGAAAATAATTCCTGCAGTTAGCTTTTCAACCGATATTATTTCCGGCTTTCCAACAGAGACCGGGGACGATCATCAAATGACATTGGATGTCTTGAGACAAGTACAATATGACGGCGCTTATATGTTTCAGTACTCTCCCCGCGAGGGTACTAAAGCGTTTCAGATGAAGGATGATGTATCGGAGCAGATCAAAACTAAAAGACTTCAGGAAATTATTGAACTGCAGGGAAAAATAGCTTTTGATATTAATCAAAAAATTGTAGGACATGAAGAGATAGTGCTTATTGAAGGATTTAGCCGTAAGTCGAAAAATTTCTTTGCTGGAAAAACCGATTCAAACAAGGTTGTAATTATTCCTGCAAATGATAAAATAAAAGTCGGTGATTATGTTCGAACAGTAATTACTAAAGCAACCCAGGCTACTTTATTTGCCGATTTTATTTCATTAGGAAATAATGATATTATACTTGAATCCATTTCAGCCTGA